One region of Desulfovibrio intestinalis genomic DNA includes:
- a CDS encoding NAD-dependent epimerase/dehydratase family protein yields MKITVFGGSGFLGSHICDKLSEAGHNVTIVDLHPSPWLRPDQTMLTGNILEEETVRKAIDGADMVFNYAGIADIGEANNRPVDTARINVLGNVMILEACRKAGVKRYVFASSLYVYGKSGGFYRCSKQACELYIENYQAMHNLPYTILRYGSLYGPRSDRRNAINRFVYEALSTGGITYYGAPTALREYVHVDDASAATLAVLAPEFENQNIIISGNQPMRVSDLFKMIGEMLGKELVINYQNDPNSGHYQVTPYAFMPKVGRKLVPPLTVDLGQGILRVMEEEHKEIHPELASEGGYLVATDD; encoded by the coding sequence GTGAAAATAACAGTTTTTGGCGGTTCCGGCTTTTTGGGCTCGCATATTTGCGACAAACTTTCCGAGGCCGGGCACAACGTCACCATCGTGGATCTGCACCCCTCGCCTTGGCTGCGTCCTGACCAGACCATGCTCACTGGCAATATTCTGGAAGAAGAAACAGTGCGCAAAGCCATTGATGGCGCGGATATGGTCTTCAACTACGCGGGCATCGCCGATATTGGCGAGGCCAATAACCGCCCCGTTGACACCGCGCGCATCAACGTGCTCGGCAACGTCATGATTCTTGAAGCCTGCCGCAAGGCTGGCGTGAAGCGTTACGTTTTCGCCAGTTCCTTGTATGTCTACGGCAAATCCGGCGGTTTCTACCGTTGCAGCAAGCAGGCTTGCGAGTTGTACATTGAAAATTACCAGGCCATGCACAACCTGCCGTACACCATCCTGCGCTATGGTTCGCTTTACGGCCCCCGGTCAGACAGGCGCAATGCCATCAACCGCTTTGTTTACGAAGCGCTTTCCACGGGCGGCATCACATACTATGGCGCGCCCACGGCCCTGCGCGAATATGTGCATGTGGACGATGCCAGCGCCGCAACGCTGGCTGTGCTGGCACCCGAGTTTGAAAACCAGAACATCATCATCTCCGGCAACCAGCCCATGCGGGTCAGCGATCTCTTCAAGATGATCGGCGAAATGCTGGGCAAGGAACTGGTTATCAATTACCAGAACGACCCCAACAGCGGCCACTATCAGGTGACCCCTTACGCCTTTATGCCAAAAGTGGGGCGCAAGCTTGTGCCGCCGCTGACCGTGGACCTGGGGCAGGGCATCCTGCGCGTTATGGAAGAAGAGCACAAGGAAATCCACCCGGAACTGGCGTCCGAGGGCGGGTATCTTGTGGCTACCGACGACTAG
- a CDS encoding HpcH/HpaI aldolase family protein, which produces MPLDMTVHDIRALLAADKATVGTWLQLPSADVAELMARAGYDWVAVDMEHGSFGRTGLPDIFRAIECGGAAPFARLPEASKTQIKSALEAGAQGLIFPMIESREQLDRAIDWSVYPGQDTWRGKGETAQEYRGVGFCRANAFGKDFDNYRTRRAPEIFLVAQIEHIRAVENLDAILTHPRLDAIMVGPYDLSGSMGLTGQFDHPDFKAAMERINAACQRHKARMGLHIVQPDPAELTRQIAAGSRFIAYGIDSVFLWGASERPK; this is translated from the coding sequence ATGCCGCTTGATATGACCGTACATGACATACGCGCGCTTTTGGCGGCGGATAAAGCCACGGTAGGCACATGGCTGCAATTGCCCTCCGCGGATGTGGCAGAACTTATGGCCCGTGCCGGCTATGACTGGGTTGCCGTGGATATGGAGCATGGCTCCTTCGGGCGCACTGGCCTGCCGGACATCTTTCGCGCCATCGAATGCGGTGGAGCCGCCCCCTTTGCCAGATTGCCCGAGGCCAGTAAAACCCAGATCAAATCCGCTCTGGAAGCTGGCGCTCAGGGGCTTATTTTTCCGATGATCGAGAGCCGCGAGCAGCTTGACCGCGCTATTGACTGGTCGGTGTACCCCGGTCAGGACACTTGGCGGGGCAAGGGTGAAACCGCGCAGGAATACAGGGGCGTGGGCTTTTGCCGCGCCAATGCGTTCGGCAAGGATTTTGACAACTACCGCACCCGGCGCGCGCCTGAAATATTTTTGGTAGCCCAGATAGAGCACATACGTGCCGTGGAAAATCTGGACGCCATACTGACGCACCCGCGTCTGGACGCCATCATGGTGGGACCGTACGATCTTTCCGGTTCTATGGGACTCACCGGGCAGTTTGACCACCCGGATTTCAAGGCTGCAATGGAACGCATAAACGCGGCTTGCCAGCGCCACAAGGCCCGCATGGGCCTGCATATTGTGCAGCCTGACCCCGCTGAGCTGACGCGGCAGATTGCGGCAGGCAGCCGCTTTATTGCCTATGGCATTGATTCTGTTTTTCTTTGGGGCGCGTCAGAACGTCCCAAATAG
- a CDS encoding substrate-binding domain-containing protein, translated as MATKTTIYTEIVPLGDALDKLLKALDAARAASGQDNLPQPVSCLTAEADGRVLSAFVAAARPYPPFPLAAANGYALKASDTYAATSAAPALLHEGKTCFAVASGDALPPSCDAVALSVHAAVDGKGGVSITAPMLPWLHVRRAGADMAEGETLFGRNHILRPGDIGALLAAGVDSVQVWGNPQIFLATAGGSFMSPPDQTRDVATATSDRLIDGITAALAARAQGLGCIAHPSAPLEADAQAVRNFFQTSIKGGAHALVLCVTDAATLGVVRTLLEAEGQIVAPNVGMLPGAPTMIAVYEGRPVFCLPASPAGTFTAFAALVVPALLLMSRRPAHYFSGILPGSMDEFGDLTVELAASLPAHPGLDVFSPLALSRVAEKTVALPLRLGEGYKTAVRVQGLAHVTANGKGAPLGSTVRARPLCPVDSLYSTLFCAGGNDMVLDLMADELLRLPHAVQLVTAGADAADALTALKNNHCHMAVLHMADDDKGEFNFAFVQEHLPRVKVALVNLVVRQVGLVVPAGNPQKIKSITDIKDKKLRCVNRQAGSSTRLQFDALVRHAGLTPQDISGYEVEVESQLAVAAAVLTGKADCGPGVAAAAKAMGLDFVPLGGERWDLVIPEAFLADPRVLSVQNLLQQAEFKKRITALGGYEINLTGQKLELGVRLGA; from the coding sequence ATGGCAACCAAAACCACAATATATACGGAAATAGTGCCCTTGGGCGACGCGCTCGACAAACTGCTCAAGGCGTTGGATGCAGCACGCGCGGCCAGTGGTCAGGACAATTTGCCCCAACCAGTTTCCTGCCTCACGGCAGAAGCTGATGGCCGCGTACTGAGCGCATTTGTAGCAGCCGCGCGCCCCTATCCCCCCTTTCCCCTGGCTGCCGCCAACGGCTACGCCCTGAAAGCCTCAGATACATACGCTGCAACCAGTGCTGCCCCCGCCCTACTGCACGAGGGCAAGACCTGCTTCGCCGTCGCCTCAGGCGACGCCCTGCCCCCCTCTTGTGACGCCGTGGCCCTGTCTGTTCATGCTGCCGTGGACGGCAAAGGCGGCGTCAGCATTACGGCCCCCATGCTGCCCTGGCTGCATGTGCGGCGCGCAGGGGCCGACATGGCGGAAGGCGAAACACTATTCGGCCGCAACCATATTCTGCGGCCGGGTGACATCGGCGCACTACTGGCCGCCGGGGTAGACAGTGTGCAGGTATGGGGCAACCCGCAGATATTCCTGGCAACGGCAGGCGGCAGCTTTATGAGCCCGCCGGACCAGACCAGGGACGTTGCCACGGCAACATCAGACCGCCTGATTGACGGAATTACCGCGGCTCTTGCCGCCAGGGCACAGGGCTTGGGCTGCATTGCCCACCCATCAGCCCCTCTGGAAGCAGATGCGCAAGCCGTACGCAATTTTTTTCAAACCTCCATCAAAGGCGGCGCCCACGCTCTTGTTTTGTGCGTGACCGATGCGGCCACATTGGGCGTTGTGCGTACCCTGCTGGAAGCGGAGGGACAGATTGTGGCCCCCAATGTGGGCATGCTGCCCGGCGCGCCTACAATGATCGCCGTTTACGAAGGCAGGCCCGTGTTCTGCCTCCCTGCCAGCCCCGCTGGCACGTTTACAGCGTTTGCTGCTCTTGTGGTTCCCGCCCTATTGCTGATGTCTCGCCGTCCAGCACATTATTTTTCCGGCATTTTGCCGGGTTCAATGGATGAATTCGGCGACCTGACAGTGGAACTGGCTGCCAGCCTGCCTGCGCATCCGGGCCTTGATGTTTTCTCGCCTTTAGCCTTGAGCCGTGTGGCGGAAAAAACAGTGGCCCTGCCCCTGCGCTTGGGCGAAGGCTATAAAACTGCTGTTCGCGTTCAGGGCCTTGCTCACGTTACCGCCAACGGCAAGGGCGCGCCCCTTGGCAGTACGGTTCGCGCCCGCCCCCTCTGCCCGGTAGACAGCCTGTACAGCACGCTTTTCTGCGCTGGCGGCAACGACATGGTGCTGGACCTTATGGCTGATGAGCTGCTGCGTCTGCCCCATGCCGTGCAATTGGTTACAGCAGGTGCAGACGCCGCCGACGCCTTGACCGCCCTGAAGAACAATCATTGTCATATGGCCGTGCTGCATATGGCCGACGACGACAAGGGCGAGTTCAACTTTGCTTTTGTGCAAGAGCATTTGCCCAGAGTTAAGGTCGCTCTTGTAAATTTGGTGGTCCGTCAGGTGGGCTTGGTGGTTCCGGCTGGTAATCCGCAAAAAATCAAAAGTATTACCGACATCAAGGACAAGAAACTGCGTTGCGTTAATCGTCAGGCAGGATCGAGCACGCGCCTGCAGTTTGATGCCCTGGTGCGCCATGCCGGGCTGACCCCGCAGGATATTTCTGGCTACGAAGTGGAAGTGGAAAGCCAGTTGGCAGTGGCGGCCGCAGTGCTTACGGGCAAGGCTGACTGCGGACCGGGAGTGGCAGCTGCCGCCAAGGCAATGGGGCTGGATTTCGTACCGCTGGGCGGCGAACGCTGGGACCTTGTTATTCCTGAAGCCTTTCTTGCCGACCCGCGTGTGTTGAGCGTTCAAAACCTGCTGCAACAGGCAGAATTCAAAAAACGCATCACCGCCCTTGGAGGCTATGAAATAAATTTGACAGGACAAAAACTTGAGCTTGGCGTTCGTCTAGGAGCATGA
- a CDS encoding iron-containing alcohol dehydrogenase encodes MWDNCYNYDTVREIRVKTTAYVGVGAIDRIGYILGNLKNEGISSVLCVCGGHAYRASGAWDKAEAAAQKQGIVLALYNRVTPNPTTDIVNDAAALGRAVNAGAVLAIGGGSPLDCGKGAAILLANPGKSAEDLFCFRFTPQKALPLVAVNLTHGTGSEVNRFAVVTVAGRNHRSIVGHDCSYPRYAIDDPALMTGLSAEQSRYVSIDALCRVVEASTTTMANPLVVTLASETVRLVHTWLPIVLAEPENLKARYGLCMAALQAGVAFDNSLLHMAHALEQPLSRFRDVPHGLALAILLPAVIGECYAARPDVLAHVLAPLAPGLKGEPDEAAAAAKAVEDWLFSLGINQKLLDLGVQESDVEEFCNFVEQTPSLGLLLSVAPVRSSRQRVARIYTNSLRPMP; translated from the coding sequence GTGTGGGACAACTGTTATAACTATGACACGGTTCGTGAAATTCGCGTTAAAACAACGGCTTATGTCGGCGTTGGCGCAATAGACAGGATTGGCTACATCCTGGGAAATTTGAAAAATGAAGGCATTTCGTCGGTGCTCTGCGTTTGCGGTGGGCACGCCTACCGCGCTTCGGGCGCGTGGGACAAGGCCGAAGCCGCAGCGCAAAAACAGGGTATTGTGTTGGCCTTGTATAACAGGGTCACACCCAATCCGACAACGGATATTGTTAATGATGCCGCCGCGCTCGGCAGGGCAGTTAATGCGGGCGCAGTGCTGGCCATAGGCGGCGGAAGCCCCCTGGACTGTGGAAAAGGAGCGGCCATCCTGTTGGCCAACCCAGGCAAAAGCGCCGAAGATCTTTTTTGCTTTCGCTTCACGCCCCAAAAGGCCCTTCCATTAGTTGCCGTCAACCTCACTCACGGCACGGGCAGTGAAGTCAACCGGTTTGCCGTGGTTACCGTAGCCGGGCGCAATCACAGGTCCATTGTTGGACATGACTGCAGCTATCCCCGCTATGCCATTGACGATCCGGCTCTCATGACCGGGCTTTCGGCAGAGCAAAGCCGTTATGTGTCCATAGACGCATTGTGCAGAGTGGTGGAGGCATCCACAACGACGATGGCTAACCCTCTGGTTGTAACTCTGGCGAGCGAGACTGTGCGTTTGGTGCACACATGGTTGCCCATAGTGCTCGCCGAACCGGAAAATCTCAAGGCCCGCTACGGATTGTGCATGGCGGCGCTTCAGGCCGGGGTGGCTTTTGACAACAGTCTTTTGCACATGGCGCATGCGCTTGAGCAGCCACTGAGCCGCTTCAGGGATGTGCCGCACGGCCTGGCGCTGGCAATACTGCTACCCGCCGTCATTGGCGAATGTTATGCTGCCCGGCCCGATGTGCTGGCCCATGTGCTTGCGCCCCTGGCTCCCGGCCTGAAAGGCGAGCCGGATGAAGCCGCAGCAGCTGCCAAAGCCGTAGAAGACTGGCTTTTCAGCCTGGGCATAAATCAAAAACTCCTGGACTTGGGAGTCCAGGAGTCAGATGTGGAAGAGTTTTGCAACTTCGTCGAGCAGACGCCTTCGCTGGGTCTTCTGCTCTCGGTGGCGCCAGTCAGGAGTTCACGCCAACGTGTGGCGAGAATCTACACCAACTCGTTGCGCCCCATGCCGTGA
- a CDS encoding TOBE domain-containing protein yields MQTSARNVFKGKVVAVHSGAVNDEVELAVEGGLTIVASITQVSTKKLGLKPGVEAIALIKASFVLLMNDAENYLLSTRNQFAGIISKVTPGAVNAEVQVDLPGGKGITSIVTMGSVDKLALATGKKITAIVKASQVILAVPK; encoded by the coding sequence ATGCAAACAAGCGCGAGAAATGTTTTCAAGGGCAAGGTTGTGGCGGTGCATTCTGGTGCCGTCAATGATGAAGTGGAATTGGCCGTCGAAGGCGGACTTACCATTGTTGCTTCCATTACGCAGGTCAGCACCAAGAAGTTGGGCCTCAAGCCCGGTGTGGAAGCCATTGCCTTGATCAAGGCCAGCTTTGTGCTGCTGATGAATGATGCCGAAAACTATCTGTTGTCCACCCGCAACCAGTTTGCGGGAATCATCAGCAAGGTTACCCCCGGGGCCGTCAATGCAGAGGTGCAGGTTGATCTGCCCGGCGGCAAGGGTATTACCTCCATTGTAACTATGGGCAGCGTCGACAAGCTTGCTCTGGCCACCGGCAAAAAAATAACAGCCATAGTGAAGGCTTCGCAGGTTATCCTGGCTGTGCCGAAGTAG
- a CDS encoding DVU_2496 family lipoprotein, with the protein MQIRLLLVALLALPLLACVKTAPVAEADQAPPAEPCPYVYVFAPGNYIVDIASGSEVVLDPAAQEFELFCSPGAARAAVGYAVARGSLPEGDWRIYRLDGSLDDLALKSPQQRYTLKRMAEVVDWVTEDI; encoded by the coding sequence ATGCAAATACGTCTTTTGCTGGTAGCGTTATTGGCCCTGCCCCTGCTGGCCTGCGTCAAGACAGCGCCTGTGGCTGAAGCGGATCAGGCTCCGCCTGCTGAACCGTGCCCCTATGTCTATGTGTTCGCTCCCGGCAACTATATTGTGGACATAGCCAGCGGATCAGAAGTGGTTCTGGACCCTGCCGCGCAGGAATTCGAACTTTTCTGCTCGCCAGGCGCTGCACGGGCAGCCGTGGGCTATGCCGTGGCGCGCGGCTCTCTTCCCGAAGGCGACTGGCGCATCTATAGGCTTGATGGCTCGCTGGACGACCTTGCCCTTAAAAGCCCCCAACAGCGCTATACCCTCAAGCGGATGGCTGAAGTTGTGGACTGGGTGACGGAAGACATCTAG
- a CDS encoding M48 family metalloprotease, whose product MTSQIKTVLLLGLLSGIIIVLGGLLGGRTGIIIAFGMALLMNVGSYWYSDKIVLSMYRARELAPEEAPYLHKIVDELAYNAGIPKPRVCVVPEEAPNAFATGRNPENAVVAVTEGLMRLLSPEELRGVVAHEIGHIVNRDILIQTIAGVMASAIVTMANIFQFTAIFGGGNRDGEGGGVNPIAALAMALLAPMAAGLVQMAISRSREYLADDTGAELCGQPLALAGALAKLGAASGRIPMREGNPSTEQMFIVSPMFAHSSMANLFSTHPPLEERIRRLQAMAASRR is encoded by the coding sequence ATGACCAGCCAGATCAAGACCGTTCTTCTTCTGGGTTTGCTTTCGGGCATCATTATAGTGCTTGGCGGCCTGCTTGGCGGGCGCACAGGCATTATCATAGCCTTCGGCATGGCCCTGCTCATGAATGTGGGCAGCTACTGGTACTCGGACAAAATTGTGCTTTCTATGTACCGGGCTCGTGAACTAGCCCCGGAAGAAGCTCCATATCTACATAAAATTGTTGATGAACTGGCCTACAACGCAGGCATTCCCAAGCCCCGCGTCTGTGTGGTGCCCGAAGAAGCCCCCAATGCTTTTGCAACCGGGCGTAACCCTGAAAATGCCGTGGTGGCGGTGACTGAAGGCCTCATGCGCCTGTTGTCGCCCGAAGAACTGCGCGGCGTAGTAGCCCACGAAATAGGACATATTGTAAACCGCGATATTCTTATTCAGACTATCGCCGGGGTTATGGCTTCGGCCATTGTGACCATGGCCAACATTTTTCAGTTCACGGCCATATTCGGTGGCGGCAACCGTGACGGCGAGGGCGGCGGCGTGAACCCCATTGCGGCTCTGGCAATGGCTTTGCTGGCCCCTATGGCCGCAGGTCTTGTGCAGATGGCCATTTCGCGCTCGCGGGAGTATCTTGCTGACGATACCGGGGCAGAGCTTTGCGGCCAGCCTCTTGCGCTGGCAGGCGCTCTTGCCAAACTTGGAGCCGCCAGCGGGCGTATTCCCATGCGTGAAGGCAATCCCAGCACCGAGCAGATGTTCATCGTGTCGCCTATGTTTGCTCACAGCAGCATGGCCAATCTTTTCAGCACGCATCCGCCTTTGGAAGAGCGCATTCGCAGGCTTCAGGCCATGGCAGCTTCCCGGCGCTGA
- the asnB gene encoding asparagine synthase (glutamine-hydrolyzing), translating to MCGIAGICQLESSPLDPQALHWVKAMTDRIAHRGPDGEGQWLSGPVCLGHRRLSIIDLGTGGQPMHSADERYTVIFNGEIYNFAELKEELAANGARFRTSSDTEVILEGYRQWGVDCLTRFNGMFAFALWDSVEQRLFCARDPFGKKPFFYTVQQGRLHFASEMTALEKVPGLNLTMQPEAIMRYLAYEYVPTPQTIYAEVESLPPAHWLLLEGGVLRTGRYWDMPTPDENDRRGTEQLGEELQFLLARAVRRRMVSDVPLGVFLSGGIDSSIVAGLMARQSSTPIKTFSIGFSEASYDESRYARIVAEAFGTDHHERVLSAEECADNLPGIVSRMDVPMADASVAPTWLLSGVTREKVTVALGGDGADELWAGYEHYIGFKVAEWYNALPALVRNKIVEPLARRLPSSAGYINPRLAVATFLRAAQAPAWQRVQTMLTAFTPDMQAEILTGSFKAQAPGFLSPERLLAPTREQFEHWQPYGVAAPLARAFHVYARQFMLDDILVKVDRCSMLHSLEVRAPFLDKDVAEFAARLPVDRKLHGFKRKWLLKKAFAGLLPKEILYRNKRGFQIPVAQWLRGRMRPLMEDLLSADSLKAQGIFDPVAVRALMDEHISGRADLRKPLWTLLVFQLWWQARQKPGQQ from the coding sequence ATGTGTGGAATAGCCGGTATTTGCCAACTGGAATCTTCGCCGCTTGACCCTCAGGCCCTGCACTGGGTGAAGGCCATGACCGACCGCATTGCCCACCGGGGGCCGGACGGCGAGGGCCAATGGTTGAGCGGGCCTGTATGCCTGGGGCACAGGCGTCTTTCCATCATCGACCTTGGCACGGGCGGGCAGCCCATGCACAGCGCCGACGAGCGCTATACGGTCATCTTCAATGGTGAAATTTACAATTTTGCGGAACTGAAAGAAGAACTTGCGGCCAACGGCGCGCGTTTTCGCACCAGCTCGGATACGGAAGTCATTCTTGAAGGATACCGGCAGTGGGGCGTGGATTGCCTGACCCGCTTCAACGGCATGTTTGCCTTTGCCCTGTGGGATTCTGTTGAACAGCGGCTTTTCTGCGCGCGCGATCCTTTTGGCAAAAAGCCCTTTTTCTACACAGTGCAGCAGGGCAGGCTGCACTTCGCCTCGGAGATGACGGCCCTTGAAAAAGTTCCCGGCCTGAATCTGACCATGCAGCCAGAAGCCATTATGCGCTATCTGGCCTATGAATACGTGCCCACGCCGCAGACCATCTATGCCGAAGTGGAAAGCCTGCCGCCAGCCCATTGGCTGCTGCTTGAGGGCGGCGTTCTGCGCACGGGCCGCTATTGGGACATGCCCACGCCTGATGAAAACGACAGGCGCGGCACCGAACAGCTTGGCGAAGAACTGCAATTTTTGCTGGCACGGGCGGTGCGGCGGCGCATGGTCAGCGATGTGCCTCTGGGCGTCTTTCTTTCGGGCGGCATCGACTCGTCCATTGTGGCTGGCCTTATGGCGCGGCAATCTTCCACGCCCATAAAAACTTTTTCCATTGGGTTCAGTGAAGCCAGTTACGACGAATCGCGCTATGCCCGCATTGTGGCCGAAGCCTTTGGCACAGACCACCATGAGCGGGTGCTTTCCGCCGAGGAGTGCGCCGACAATCTGCCGGGGATCGTGAGCAGAATGGACGTGCCCATGGCCGATGCCTCTGTGGCTCCCACATGGCTGCTGTCGGGCGTGACGCGTGAAAAGGTCACCGTGGCCCTGGGCGGTGACGGCGCGGACGAACTGTGGGCAGGCTACGAGCACTACATAGGCTTCAAGGTGGCGGAATGGTATAATGCCCTGCCCGCGCTGGTGCGGAACAAGATTGTGGAGCCCCTTGCCCGCCGTCTGCCATCGTCAGCCGGATATATCAATCCGCGTCTGGCTGTGGCCACGTTTTTGCGTGCGGCGCAGGCTCCTGCCTGGCAGCGGGTGCAGACCATGCTTACAGCCTTTACCCCCGACATGCAGGCGGAAATTCTGACCGGAAGCTTCAAGGCGCAAGCGCCGGGCTTTCTTTCGCCCGAACGGCTTTTGGCGCCAACGCGCGAGCAGTTTGAACACTGGCAGCCGTATGGCGTGGCAGCTCCTCTGGCGCGGGCTTTTCACGTTTACGCGCGCCAGTTCATGCTGGACGACATCCTTGTGAAAGTGGACCGCTGCTCCATGCTGCACAGCCTTGAAGTGCGCGCGCCCTTTTTGGACAAGGACGTGGCCGAATTCGCCGCGCGCCTGCCTGTGGACCGCAAACTGCATGGGTTCAAGCGCAAATGGCTGCTCAAAAAGGCTTTTGCGGGCCTGCTGCCCAAGGAAATCCTGTACCGCAACAAACGCGGGTTCCAGATTCCCGTGGCACAGTGGCTGCGCGGGCGTATGCGTCCCCTTATGGAAGACCTGCTCAGTGCAGACAGCCTCAAGGCTCAGGGAATTTTTGATCCCGTTGCAGTGCGCGCCCTTATGGACGAGCACATTTCCGGCAGGGCCGACCTGCGCAAGCCGCTTTGGACATTGCTGGTCTTTCAGCTGTGGTGGCAGGCGCGGCAGAAGCCCGGGCAGCAGTAA
- a CDS encoding glycosyltransferase family 4 protein → MTESKTSESVFPQAFAPGLPHVACVLLWYPLFTQPFIFREVQGLRKRLPVSVFSLYGASLRHCSTEMRTAAQQTHTLGTKAIFAILAEVLRQFCLHPLLMGRLFRRTMFRRWSCLETMGENLWAFCAGVYLARRFKEAGIDMIYAPWPRGTATAAWVAGSITGLPFATCARGDNLEPADPDLGAKLDAAFLVRANNGADKVRIENFDRGQAKGKVELVYNGLTLPPLADEAVAPEAASAQADTPGAPASHCFSEADPSFMRLDEVPASASPVPMKRPVRLLALGRFDVTKGFDVLLRACGLLQDRGLDFTLTLAGGGGAVMGLGYMQTELVRLRKQLGLEARVSMPGLISHNELPKLLKEHDIFAAPCVVHASGRRDGIPNTVIEALAYGLPVVSTTVNALPEVVRHGKTGLAVPQHDAEALANAIALLANDSALAAGLAHNGRLLAAHMFDPEANNDRLARVFINNYRCWKESCVE, encoded by the coding sequence ATGACAGAAAGCAAGACAAGCGAGTCCGTTTTCCCGCAGGCATTCGCCCCCGGGCTGCCTCATGTGGCCTGCGTGTTGCTGTGGTACCCCCTGTTCACACAGCCCTTTATTTTCCGTGAAGTGCAAGGACTCAGAAAGCGCCTTCCGGTCTCTGTGTTCAGTCTTTACGGTGCCAGCCTGCGCCATTGCTCCACTGAAATGCGCACGGCGGCCCAGCAGACCCACACCTTGGGCACCAAGGCAATTTTTGCCATTCTGGCGGAAGTTCTGCGCCAGTTCTGCCTGCACCCGCTGCTTATGGGAAGGCTCTTCCGCCGCACCATGTTCCGCCGTTGGAGCTGCCTTGAGACAATGGGAGAAAACCTCTGGGCTTTTTGCGCAGGGGTGTATCTGGCCCGGCGCTTCAAGGAAGCGGGCATCGACATGATCTACGCGCCCTGGCCGCGCGGCACGGCAACCGCCGCCTGGGTTGCAGGCAGCATCACCGGGCTTCCCTTTGCCACTTGCGCCAGAGGCGACAACCTTGAACCAGCGGACCCGGACCTCGGCGCAAAGCTCGACGCGGCTTTTCTGGTGCGCGCCAACAACGGCGCAGACAAGGTGCGGATAGAGAATTTTGATCGTGGGCAGGCCAAGGGCAAGGTTGAGCTGGTGTACAACGGGCTGACCCTGCCGCCATTGGCTGACGAAGCGGTTGCGCCCGAAGCAGCTTCTGCCCAGGCAGACACGCCCGGCGCGCCTGCCTCTCACTGCTTCAGTGAGGCTGATCCTTCTTTTATGCGTCTGGATGAAGTGCCTGCTTCGGCCTCTCCTGTTCCCATGAAGCGTCCTGTGCGTCTGCTGGCTCTTGGGCGGTTTGACGTAACCAAGGGCTTTGACGTATTGCTCCGCGCCTGCGGCTTGCTACAAGACCGTGGCCTGGATTTTACCCTCACTCTGGCGGGCGGCGGCGGGGCCGTGATGGGTCTTGGCTATATGCAGACCGAACTGGTCCGGTTGCGCAAGCAGCTGGGACTGGAAGCCCGCGTGAGCATGCCCGGTCTTATTTCGCACAATGAACTGCCCAAGCTCCTTAAAGAGCATGATATTTTTGCTGCGCCCTGCGTGGTGCATGCGTCGGGCCGACGCGATGGCATTCCCAATACGGTTATTGAGGCATTGGCCTATGGCCTGCCCGTAGTCAGCACCACGGTCAATGCTTTGCCCGAGGTGGTACGGCACGGCAAAACCGGGTTGGCGGTACCGCAGCACGACGCCGAAGCATTGGCGAACGCCATCGCCCTGCTGGCCAACGATTCAGCCCTGGCGGCCGGCCTTGCCCATAACGGCAGGCTGCTGGCGGCCCATATGTTTGATCCCGAAGCCAACAATGACCGGTTGGCGCGCGTTTTCATCAATAATTACAGGTGTTGGAAAGAATCATGTGTGGAATAG